In Leptospiraceae bacterium, one DNA window encodes the following:
- the der gene encoding ribosome biogenesis GTPase Der, protein MKRLPLVSIVGRQNVGKSTLFNSILKKNIAITYNFPGVTRDVLRFHVKKEDPKLEFILCDTPGLDIENTNDLTSSIIEISFKQLVESDLIIFVMDKNEITSYDHKLISLLKRDKRLHNKNIIYCINKSDSPEEDYDLDEFYRYGLSEVIPISALGRRNIKLLLEKLSFYLKDIKYSEDEKIDFRISFVGKPNSGKSSLLNAIVGESVSVVSDIPGTTRDPVNTIIQFNGQAIEILDTAGIRKSSKSAEKLEFYSYQRTLKTMESSDIVVHLIDAEKGVGEFDKKIFSYIRRAGKAMVLAINKWDLIPEKSNNTLKDYKDKMLSRFPALKDTPILSISAKTKQRIHKLLIECVRLHSKTTLKISTSKLNETIQKIFHSGKIEAMSKKKPRLYYSTQVSSSPFKLLFFVNDESLFQENLISYLRNQISKEFGLSGIFVEIELRVDKDKRRKEKK, encoded by the coding sequence TTGAAAAGACTCCCACTTGTATCTATTGTAGGCCGTCAAAACGTTGGTAAATCTACACTATTCAATTCTATCTTAAAAAAAAACATAGCGATCACATACAATTTTCCGGGTGTGACTCGAGATGTTTTAAGATTTCATGTAAAAAAAGAAGACCCTAAGTTAGAATTTATTTTATGCGATACACCGGGGCTTGACATTGAAAACACAAATGATCTAACCTCTTCGATCATAGAAATCAGCTTTAAGCAATTAGTAGAATCGGATCTTATTATTTTTGTAATGGACAAAAATGAAATTACAAGCTATGACCACAAACTGATTAGCCTCTTAAAAAGGGACAAAAGACTTCATAACAAAAATATCATTTATTGTATAAATAAATCGGACTCCCCTGAAGAAGATTATGATTTAGATGAATTTTACAGGTATGGGCTTAGTGAGGTAATCCCAATATCTGCACTCGGCAGGAGAAATATTAAACTTCTTTTAGAAAAGCTTTCTTTTTACTTAAAGGACATAAAATATTCCGAAGATGAGAAAATTGATTTCAGAATTAGCTTTGTCGGAAAACCGAACTCTGGAAAGTCGAGCCTCTTGAATGCAATTGTAGGAGAAAGCGTTTCTGTTGTGAGCGATATTCCCGGAACTACTCGAGATCCGGTAAACACTATAATTCAATTCAACGGTCAAGCAATAGAAATCCTCGACACTGCCGGAATCCGCAAATCCAGTAAGAGTGCAGAAAAGTTAGAATTTTACTCATATCAAAGAACATTGAAAACAATGGAGTCATCCGATATTGTAGTGCATCTAATCGACGCAGAAAAGGGAGTCGGAGAATTTGATAAAAAGATTTTTTCCTATATACGAAGAGCAGGAAAGGCGATGGTTTTGGCAATCAATAAGTGGGATTTGATTCCCGAGAAGTCCAACAATACTTTAAAAGACTACAAGGACAAGATGCTTTCCAGATTTCCTGCATTAAAAGATACACCAATTCTAAGTATAAGCGCAAAAACCAAGCAAAGAATCCACAAACTTCTAATTGAATGCGTTAGACTCCATTCTAAAACAACTTTGAAAATCTCAACATCAAAACTAAACGAAACGATTCAGAAAATTTTTCATAGCGGAAAAATTGAAGCTATGTCCAAAAAGAAACCGAGATTGTATTACTCTACTCAAGTTTCTTCGTCTCCTTTTAAGCTACTGTTTTTTGTAAACGACGAATCCCTGTTTCAGGAGAATTTAATTTCTTATTTAAGAAATCAAATTTCAAAAGAATTTGGATTGTCTGGAATTTTTGTGGAAATTGAACTAAGAGTAGATAAGGATAAAAGGAGAAAAGAAAAAAAATGA